One window of the Pedobacter ginsengisoli genome contains the following:
- a CDS encoding putative LPS assembly protein LptD, protein MKLLRYIIFLNFLVLLTSVGNRALALNNFSWQQVIKQADTTKKGNAQTAPKDTTASEKIEYSAQDSSFVDKEKEMVYLYGKARVKYQGIELDADYITYNSKTKLIYASGRTDAKGKYVGRPIFKMEGQSTSMADSLFYNTETSVGRIWGVYTEQEGGFFTGGKAKKQPDDEIHSKGQTYSTCNLPHPHFGIYITKGIVTEHQIITGPVYLKIEDIPLPLGLPFAFFPKPNKKSSGVILPSPGEDYTRGFFLRDGGYYLGLNDYWDAKMLATIYTRGSYEGSLLSNYTKRYKYNGNINFRYSNSRYGLEGTPEYTPRKDFNLQWTHSQNANAKPGTTFSASVDAGTSSFNQNTAGGASYDYNQFTKNTMRSSISYGKVFSNGINFTLAASGSQETQNKTVGLQLPDITLSVPTFNPFDSKDRVGEQKWYQKITVGYSMQGTNSIQTTEDQLFKKGALSKFKSGFIHQVNPNMAFNIFDYFNFNTGVSYTERWQFQTIRKSYLKVLNNTGQNDQEILDTVPGFKRNGEYSLNMGISTKVYSTAQFKKFGNFKALRHVMTPQMSFSYRPDFSSIEKGYYKLAYYTDGTPKMGSDGKQQKYSIFEGSPYGFPGNGRSASISFSLDNTVEAKVLTPKDTTGKGDKKIPIIQGLSISGSYNFLAPSFKLSTLGFSGRSQFTDKLGINYYGTLDPYRYTDTVDVLTGRVSRKLIDDYVWNVGKLPRLTNFGFSFNYSLNPEALKRKNENEQNLKDKAAKTGMTPEQSEELAKVSRDPNAFVDFKIPWNFAFSYTFNYNTDRVGQNSTITNTLNFNGDANITTKWKVQFNSGWDFKASTFSQTSLAIYRDLHCWDMSFSWIPFGAYQFYSVDIKVKASVLQDLKLSKRKNYYTRF, encoded by the coding sequence TTGAAACTTTTACGGTACATCATTTTTTTAAACTTCCTTGTTTTATTAACATCTGTTGGTAATCGAGCCCTTGCTTTAAACAATTTTTCGTGGCAGCAAGTAATTAAGCAAGCAGATACTACTAAGAAAGGTAACGCACAAACCGCACCAAAAGATACAACAGCGAGCGAGAAAATAGAATACTCAGCTCAGGATTCGAGTTTTGTTGATAAGGAAAAAGAAATGGTTTATCTGTATGGAAAAGCAAGGGTAAAGTATCAGGGAATTGAACTTGATGCAGATTACATTACATATAATTCCAAAACCAAACTGATTTATGCCAGTGGAAGAACAGATGCTAAAGGAAAGTATGTAGGCCGGCCAATTTTTAAAATGGAGGGCCAATCGACCTCTATGGCTGATTCACTTTTCTATAATACAGAAACCAGTGTTGGCCGTATATGGGGAGTGTATACAGAACAGGAAGGCGGTTTTTTTACCGGAGGAAAAGCAAAGAAGCAACCGGACGACGAGATTCATAGTAAAGGACAAACATACAGTACTTGTAATTTGCCTCATCCGCACTTTGGAATTTATATTACAAAGGGTATTGTTACAGAACATCAGATTATTACTGGTCCGGTATATCTGAAAATTGAGGATATTCCCTTACCTCTTGGTTTACCATTTGCATTTTTTCCAAAGCCCAATAAGAAATCGTCTGGAGTGATTTTACCAAGTCCCGGTGAAGATTACACAAGGGGTTTCTTTTTGAGAGACGGAGGATATTACCTGGGGTTAAATGATTACTGGGATGCAAAAATGCTGGCTACAATTTATACCAGGGGCTCATATGAAGGATCATTACTATCGAATTATACAAAAAGGTATAAGTATAACGGAAATATAAACTTTAGGTATTCAAATTCAAGATACGGACTGGAAGGCACTCCGGAATATACGCCAAGAAAGGATTTTAATCTTCAATGGACACATTCTCAGAATGCAAATGCCAAACCGGGAACAACATTTTCTGCTTCGGTAGATGCAGGTACCAGTTCTTTTAATCAAAATACTGCCGGGGGTGCTAGTTATGATTATAACCAGTTTACTAAAAACACTATGAGATCTTCAATATCATATGGAAAGGTTTTTAGTAACGGTATTAACTTTACGCTTGCAGCAAGTGGGTCTCAGGAGACGCAAAACAAAACAGTGGGTTTACAGTTGCCAGATATTACTTTAAGTGTTCCTACTTTTAATCCTTTTGATTCAAAGGATAGGGTTGGAGAACAAAAATGGTATCAAAAGATTACTGTAGGTTACAGTATGCAGGGAACCAATAGTATACAAACAACCGAAGACCAGTTGTTTAAAAAGGGAGCACTTAGCAAATTTAAAAGTGGCTTTATACATCAGGTAAACCCTAACATGGCGTTTAATATTTTCGATTATTTTAATTTCAATACCGGAGTTTCCTATACTGAAAGATGGCAGTTTCAAACGATACGTAAATCATACTTAAAGGTTTTAAATAATACTGGCCAGAACGATCAGGAAATTCTGGATACTGTTCCGGGCTTTAAACGTAATGGTGAGTATAGCTTAAATATGGGTATATCTACAAAAGTATATAGTACCGCCCAATTTAAGAAGTTTGGTAATTTTAAAGCTTTGAGGCATGTAATGACTCCTCAAATGAGCTTTAGCTACAGGCCAGATTTTTCTAGCATAGAAAAAGGTTATTATAAACTGGCTTATTATACGGATGGAACACCAAAAATGGGTTCGGATGGTAAACAGCAAAAATATTCAATTTTTGAAGGATCGCCTTATGGGTTTCCGGGAAATGGCCGTTCTGCTTCTATTTCCTTTAGTTTAGATAATACTGTTGAAGCTAAGGTGCTTACACCTAAAGATACTACTGGCAAGGGCGACAAGAAAATTCCTATTATTCAGGGTTTAAGTATTAGTGGTTCATATAATTTTCTGGCACCAAGCTTTAAGTTATCAACCCTTGGATTTAGCGGTCGCTCACAGTTTACTGATAAGTTGGGTATTAATTATTATGGTACTTTAGATCCGTATAGGTATACTGATACGGTGGATGTACTGACAGGAAGAGTGAGCAGAAAGCTTATTGACGACTATGTATGGAATGTAGGTAAGTTACCACGCCTTACCAATTTTGGTTTCTCTTTTAATTATAGTTTGAATCCGGAAGCTTTAAAGAGGAAGAACGAAAATGAACAAAATTTAAAAGATAAAGCGGCCAAGACCGGGATGACCCCTGAACAGTCGGAGGAACTTGCTAAAGTAAGTAGGGATCCTAATGCATTTGTTGATTTTAAAATTCCATGGAACTTTGCCTTTAGCTATACTTTTAATTACAATACGGATAGAGTGGGGCAAAACTCGACTATAACGAATACATTGAACTTTAATGGGGATGCCAATATCACCACAAAATGGAAAGTTCAGTTTAACTCAGGATGGGATTTTAAAGCGAGCACTTTCTCGCAAACCTCTTTGGCCATATACCGCGATTTACATTGCTGGGATATGAGCTTTAGCTGGATCCCTTTTGGTGCCTACCAGTTCTATTCTGTTGATATCAAAGTAAAGGCATCTGTACTTCAGGATTTAAAACTGAGCAAAAGAAAGAATTACTATACCAGATTCTAA
- a CDS encoding N-acetylmuramoyl-L-alanine amidase family protein, whose product MKNIPLLRPNAILIAFISVVIITISNYQAFTQEYKIKTIVIDAGHGGKDGSTRGLYSTEKDVALKTALHLGAAIEANMKDVKVIYTRTEDVFIPLYERIAIANNAKADLFISIHCNDMPVYRSTVVTGYRKNSRGKRIPITSTVSRKSTSTRGVETFVSGMGRVNEQDEAIKRENASIFLEDNYKENYEGFDPNNPENFIILSLMKNTFRTQSLKLAKLVQDQYVSVGRVDRGVQEKSLAVLARAGMPAILTEIGFISNPDEENYMNSEEGQNEITNCLLKAIENYKKSIEG is encoded by the coding sequence ATGAAAAATATACCATTGCTCAGACCAAATGCAATTTTGATTGCATTTATTTCTGTAGTTATTATTACCATATCTAATTATCAGGCATTTACGCAAGAATACAAAATAAAAACTATCGTTATTGATGCAGGACATGGCGGAAAAGACGGCAGTACCAGAGGACTTTACTCTACTGAAAAAGATGTAGCGCTTAAAACCGCTTTACACCTTGGGGCTGCTATTGAAGCTAATATGAAAGATGTAAAAGTAATTTATACACGAACTGAAGATGTTTTTATTCCACTTTATGAACGTATAGCGATTGCAAATAATGCCAAAGCAGATCTTTTCATTTCAATTCACTGTAATGACATGCCCGTATACAGATCAACAGTAGTAACAGGCTATAGAAAAAACAGCAGAGGAAAAAGAATTCCAATAACCAGCACAGTTAGCAGAAAAAGCACTTCAACAAGAGGTGTAGAAACATTCGTTTCAGGTATGGGACGTGTAAACGAACAAGATGAAGCCATTAAAAGGGAAAATGCATCCATATTTTTAGAGGACAACTATAAGGAGAATTATGAAGGTTTTGACCCTAACAATCCTGAAAACTTCATCATCCTTTCTCTAATGAAAAATACTTTTAGAACGCAAAGTCTAAAACTGGCAAAACTGGTGCAAGATCAATATGTAAGTGTTGGCCGGGTTGATCGTGGTGTTCAGGAAAAAAGCCTGGCAGTTTTGGCCCGTGCCGGTATGCCTGCAATATTAACCGAAATAGGTTTCATAAGTAACCCCGATGAAGAAAATTACATGAATTCTGAAGAGGGTCAAAATGAAATAACAAATTGTCTTTTAAAGGCCATTGAAAACTACAAGAAGAGTATAGAAGGATAG
- a CDS encoding N-acetylmuramoyl-L-alanine amidase yields the protein MSLKKNATLLLLLCLFSSQLVFSQTYKVKTIVIDAGHGGNKPGARGSFSLEKNVALKVALKLGQKLEDELPGVKILYTRKTDVDVDFYKRAALANDNKADLFISIHCNSMPDKRVVTGYTKNKKGKRVPKYSYVKNKTTSGTETFVAGSHRLNEQDAAIRENEDIKLEKNYKQNYNGYDPNDPETFIILSLFKNIFRDKSLKLAKLIQDNYTKDNHRVNRGVKEQGLLILQRCGMPAVLTEIGFISNPTEENYINSADGQAEIVNSIYKAIKTYKKETETN from the coding sequence ATGAGTTTAAAGAAAAATGCAACCCTGTTATTATTACTATGTTTATTTAGTTCGCAACTGGTATTTTCACAAACCTATAAAGTAAAAACCATTGTTATAGATGCCGGTCATGGTGGGAATAAACCGGGGGCCAGAGGTAGTTTTTCATTAGAGAAAAATGTGGCACTCAAGGTAGCTTTAAAACTTGGACAAAAGCTTGAAGATGAATTACCAGGGGTAAAAATTCTTTACACCAGAAAAACCGATGTAGATGTAGATTTCTACAAAAGAGCCGCCCTGGCTAACGACAATAAAGCAGATCTTTTCATTTCTATCCATTGCAACTCTATGCCCGATAAAAGAGTGGTTACCGGATATACCAAAAACAAAAAAGGCAAAAGAGTCCCTAAATACTCTTATGTAAAAAACAAAACCACAAGCGGTACAGAAACATTTGTAGCCGGATCGCACCGCTTAAATGAGCAGGATGCAGCAATCAGGGAAAACGAAGACATTAAGCTTGAAAAGAATTACAAGCAAAATTACAATGGCTACGACCCAAACGATCCTGAAACATTTATTATACTATCTTTGTTCAAAAATATATTTAGGGATAAAAGTCTGAAGCTTGCTAAATTGATTCAAGACAATTATACCAAAGATAACCATAGAGTAAACAGAGGAGTTAAGGAGCAAGGACTTTTAATTCTTCAAAGATGCGGAATGCCTGCGGTACTAACAGAAATTGGATTTATTTCTAACCCTACGGAAGAAAATTACATCAATTCAGCGGATGGACAAGCGGAAATTGTTAATTCAATTTACAAGGCAATAAAAACTTACAAAAAGGAAACCGAAACAAATTAG
- a CDS encoding MlaD family protein, whose product MKIANETKVGILAAFSIALLIIGYNFLKGNAIFSSETVLFAKYSRVDGLAVSKPVLINGYQIGRVDKLELQTDGSIVATLKIKGKYEIPRNSIAKLESTDLLGSKAIVMALGTGNDFAHDGDTLNANVQKGILETVQPVQKKAELIIGKMDSILTSVNSILNPNFQKNVDKSFNSIASTLSSLESTSKKVDNLVGSEGSRISAILANVEAISGNLKQNNAKISAILNNINSITDQVAAANFKQTIDNANKAVADLQSIVSKINNGEGTIGLLVNDTKMYDNLNNASKNLDNLMIDLKANPKRYVHFSIFGGGKKDK is encoded by the coding sequence ATGAAAATAGCAAACGAAACCAAAGTAGGCATACTAGCTGCCTTTTCTATTGCCCTATTAATTATAGGCTACAATTTTTTAAAGGGAAATGCCATATTTTCAAGTGAAACAGTTTTATTTGCAAAATATTCACGTGTTGATGGTCTTGCGGTATCCAAACCGGTTTTAATTAATGGCTACCAAATTGGTCGCGTTGATAAGCTTGAATTACAAACAGATGGTTCAATTGTAGCCACCCTTAAAATCAAAGGCAAATACGAAATCCCAAGAAACAGTATTGCAAAACTCGAAAGCACCGATCTTTTAGGAAGTAAAGCAATTGTAATGGCTTTAGGTACAGGCAATGATTTTGCCCATGATGGCGACACACTAAATGCAAATGTTCAAAAAGGAATTCTTGAAACTGTACAACCGGTGCAAAAAAAGGCAGAGCTAATAATTGGCAAAATGGACTCCATCTTAACAAGCGTAAACTCTATCTTAAATCCTAATTTTCAGAAAAATGTTGACAAAAGCTTTAACAGCATTGCCTCTACCCTTTCTTCTTTAGAGTCTACCTCAAAAAAGGTCGACAATCTTGTAGGTTCAGAGGGCTCTCGTATATCTGCAATTCTTGCAAATGTTGAAGCAATTTCAGGCAATCTAAAGCAAAACAATGCTAAAATTTCTGCTATATTAAACAACATCAACTCAATTACTGATCAGGTTGCTGCTGCTAATTTCAAGCAAACAATTGACAATGCAAACAAAGCCGTAGCAGACCTTCAAAGCATAGTGAGCAAGATTAATAATGGAGAAGGTACTATAGGCCTTTTAGTTAACGACACTAAAATGTACGACAACTTGAATAATGCATCTAAAAACCTTGATAACTTAATGATTGACCTGAAAGCGAACCCTAAACGTTACGTTCACTTCTCAATATTTGGTGGAGGTAAAAAAGACAAGTAA
- a CDS encoding ribonuclease Z, translated as MKFEVTILGSSSATPVYNRNPTAQLLNCNEKFYLIDCGEGTQQQLIKYGFKASKIDYVFISHLHGDHYFGLIGLLSSLHLNGRVKPIKIFAPEPLQEILALQFKYSETVIRYPIEFVATQTNEPVQIFENADLVVDTFVLNHRIPCTGFKFTQKKRLRKLIVDKLESEHIDIEYYPLLKRGVDLNLPDGRIILNKDYTTDSDTPKKYGYCSDTLFDERYFGSITDCDLLYHEATFLHDMLDRANVTHHTTALQAGEIAKMTGAVKLLIGHFSSRYKTLQGLLDEARSVFENTELAIEGNTYTI; from the coding sequence ATGAAGTTTGAGGTTACTATTTTAGGGAGCAGCTCTGCCACGCCCGTATATAATAGGAATCCTACAGCACAGCTTTTAAATTGTAATGAAAAGTTTTATTTGATCGACTGTGGTGAGGGTACTCAGCAGCAGTTGATCAAATATGGCTTTAAGGCCAGCAAGATAGATTATGTGTTTATAAGCCACTTGCATGGCGATCACTATTTTGGTTTAATAGGTCTGCTTTCCAGTTTACATTTAAACGGACGCGTTAAACCAATTAAAATATTTGCACCAGAACCTTTACAGGAAATCCTTGCGCTTCAGTTTAAATACTCTGAAACGGTAATCAGGTATCCTATAGAGTTTGTTGCAACTCAGACCAATGAGCCTGTTCAGATTTTTGAAAATGCCGATCTGGTTGTTGATACTTTTGTTTTAAACCATCGAATTCCATGCACAGGGTTTAAGTTTACTCAAAAGAAAAGACTGCGTAAGCTTATTGTTGATAAACTAGAAAGCGAGCATATTGATATTGAGTATTATCCGTTGCTGAAAAGAGGGGTTGACCTTAATTTACCTGATGGCAGGATTATATTAAATAAGGATTATACTACTGACTCTGATACGCCTAAAAAGTATGGGTACTGTTCTGATACCTTGTTTGACGAAAGGTACTTTGGCAGTATTACTGATTGCGATTTGTTATATCATGAAGCTACTTTTTTGCATGATATGTTAGACCGGGCTAATGTAACGCATCATACCACTGCTTTACAGGCTGGCGAAATAGCAAAAATGACCGGAGCAGTAAAATTACTCATCGGTCACTTTTCGTCGAGATATAAGACTTTACAAGGCCTTCTGGATGAAGCAAGATCTGTGTTTGAAAACACTGAACTTGCAATAGAAGGCAATACTTATACTATTTAA
- a CDS encoding STAS domain-containing protein: MKFSVDKHEKYVVLKLNESKFTNDNTPKLKSEFILLNTEGYRNIVLDLSAIKQCDDSQDLSSLLVGDRLCKKSNGLFIVTGVNEGVAKILEMSNLDQSLTIVSKLDEATDLIFMEEIEKELLGSVDKD, translated from the coding sequence ATGAAATTTTCAGTAGATAAGCATGAAAAGTATGTTGTTTTAAAACTTAATGAATCTAAGTTTACAAATGACAATACACCGAAATTGAAATCTGAATTCATCTTATTGAATACAGAGGGATATCGTAATATCGTATTAGATCTATCAGCTATTAAGCAGTGTGATGATTCTCAGGATCTGAGCAGTTTGCTTGTCGGCGACAGACTTTGCAAGAAATCTAATGGCCTGTTTATTGTAACGGGGGTGAATGAAGGGGTTGCCAAAATATTGGAAATGTCTAATTTAGATCAATCTCTAACCATTGTATCGAAGCTTGATGAAGCAACTGATTTGATCTTTATGGAAGAAATAGAAAAAGAGTTGTTGGGAAGTGTAGATAAAGATTAA
- a CDS encoding phosphoribosylaminoimidazolesuccinocarboxamide synthase — MTAIKETNFSFPKQTNFYKGKVRDVYTINNQFMAMVVTDRISAFDVVLPEAIPFKGQVLNQIAAKFLGATKDIVPNWVIDVPDEMVTIGRICEPFKVEMVIRGYLAGHAWREYSAGKRSVCGVALPDGLKENDKLPKPIITPTTKAAVGHDEDISREDILAKGIVSVADYTQLENYTYALYERGVQMAAERGLILVDTKYEFGKAGNDIYLIDEIHTPDSSRYFYAEGYAERQDKNEAQKQLSKEFVRKWLIENGFQGKDGQNVPVMTPEIVNSISDRYIELYEQITGDKFVKNERSDIVNRIEKNVSDSLNNLLSA; from the coding sequence ATGACAGCAATTAAAGAAACAAATTTTAGCTTCCCTAAGCAGACAAATTTTTACAAAGGAAAAGTGAGGGATGTTTATACCATTAATAACCAGTTTATGGCGATGGTTGTAACGGACAGGATATCTGCGTTTGATGTGGTTTTACCTGAGGCAATACCTTTTAAAGGACAGGTGTTGAACCAGATAGCTGCTAAATTTTTAGGTGCAACAAAAGATATTGTTCCGAACTGGGTTATTGATGTGCCAGATGAAATGGTTACCATAGGACGTATTTGTGAACCGTTTAAAGTAGAAATGGTAATTAGAGGGTACTTAGCCGGACATGCCTGGAGAGAATACAGTGCCGGAAAACGCAGTGTTTGTGGTGTTGCCTTGCCAGATGGTTTAAAAGAAAATGATAAATTGCCTAAACCGATTATAACGCCTACAACTAAAGCAGCAGTTGGGCATGATGAGGATATTTCCAGAGAGGATATTCTGGCTAAAGGTATTGTGTCTGTAGCAGACTATACTCAGCTTGAAAATTACACTTATGCTTTATATGAGCGTGGTGTTCAGATGGCTGCTGAGCGAGGACTTATCCTTGTTGATACTAAGTATGAGTTTGGTAAAGCAGGTAATGATATTTATTTGATTGATGAGATTCATACTCCGGATTCTTCAAGATATTTTTATGCTGAAGGTTATGCTGAAAGACAGGATAAGAATGAGGCTCAAAAGCAATTGTCGAAAGAGTTTGTAAGAAAATGGTTAATTGAGAATGGTTTTCAGGGTAAGGATGGACAAAATGTTCCTGTGATGACCCCTGAGATCGTAAATTCTATATCTGATCGTTATATTGAGTTGTATGAGCAAATAACAGGAGATAAGTTTGTTAAGAATGAGCGCTCTGATATTGTGAACAGGATAGAAAAAAATGTTAGTGATTCTTTAAATAATCTATTGTCGGCGTAG
- a CDS encoding PhoH family protein, which produces MNELKLTLESVDPVQFWGANNEHYELVKNAFPKLKIVARGNEVKVLGDEQELKAFEKKYGQLIGQLEKYSSLTANDVESILVSKKIQSADEPAAEKTSNGGGGEVIVFGTNGLMVKARTANQRKMVESINKNDVLFAIGPAGTGKTYTAVALAVRALKNKEIKRIILTRPAVEAGENLGFLPGDLKEKVDPYLRPLYDALDDMIPAEKLKLYIENRTIEIAPLAFMRGRTLDNCFVILDEAQNSTDLQLKMFLTRMGPSAKFIVTGDVTQIDLPRKQMSGLNNALRILDDIPGIDIIYLTGEDVVRHKLVKRILKAYGDIQ; this is translated from the coding sequence TTGAACGAACTAAAATTAACATTAGAATCGGTAGATCCGGTACAATTTTGGGGTGCTAACAATGAGCATTACGAGCTGGTTAAAAATGCTTTTCCGAAATTAAAGATTGTTGCAAGAGGTAACGAAGTAAAGGTACTTGGTGACGAACAGGAACTTAAGGCTTTTGAAAAGAAATATGGACAACTGATTGGCCAGTTAGAGAAATACAGTTCTTTAACGGCAAATGATGTGGAGTCTATTTTGGTTTCGAAGAAAATACAATCTGCCGATGAGCCTGCTGCTGAAAAAACAAGTAACGGCGGGGGTGGAGAAGTGATTGTATTTGGTACCAATGGTTTAATGGTAAAAGCAAGAACAGCCAACCAGCGAAAGATGGTTGAAAGCATAAATAAGAATGATGTGCTTTTTGCCATAGGGCCTGCCGGAACCGGAAAAACTTATACTGCCGTTGCACTTGCGGTAAGAGCATTAAAAAACAAGGAGATTAAGCGGATCATTCTAACTCGGCCTGCAGTTGAGGCGGGTGAGAATCTTGGGTTTTTGCCAGGAGATTTAAAGGAAAAGGTTGATCCTTACTTACGCCCGCTGTATGATGCACTGGACGATATGATACCTGCTGAAAAGCTTAAATTATATATTGAAAACAGAACTATTGAGATTGCACCGCTTGCATTTATGCGTGGCAGAACGCTTGATAACTGTTTTGTAATTTTAGATGAGGCACAAAACTCTACGGATTTGCAATTGAAAATGTTTTTGACCCGTATGGGGCCATCAGCTAAATTTATTGTAACGGGCGACGTAACACAGATTGATTTACCAAGAAAGCAGATGTCGGGTTTAAATAACGCACTGCGTATTCTTGATGATATACCAGGCATTGATATTATTTATTTAACAGGCGAAGATGTTGTAAGGCATAAACTTGTAAAAAGAATATTAAAAGCCTACGGTGATATTCAGTAA
- a CDS encoding S-adenosyl-l-methionine hydroxide adenosyltransferase family protein has protein sequence MAIITLTTDLGSKDFYQAALKGSILSILPTANIVDVTHEVPSFNISHAAFVLKNVYPYFPKGTVHLIGIDSVFSENTKYIALKHKDHFFVGADNGIFSLLFNEKPDEIVELNIMQDLKYLHFPLVDIFVKAATQLAKGAKLRDIGVPTESIEERMLLNPVIERDIIRGSVIYIDTFCNVITNITKDLFTKIQRNRDFTLYFRKSETITQLSWHYNEVPEGEKLCLFGISNHLEIAINKGKASGLLGLHLNDIIRIEFHP, from the coding sequence ATGGCCATTATTACTTTAACAACAGATTTAGGTTCTAAAGATTTCTATCAGGCTGCCCTTAAGGGAAGTATCCTTAGTATTCTGCCTACAGCTAACATTGTTGATGTAACTCACGAAGTGCCATCTTTTAACATTTCGCATGCTGCGTTCGTTTTAAAGAACGTTTATCCTTACTTTCCCAAGGGCACTGTACACCTTATCGGAATCGACTCTGTATTTAGCGAAAACACAAAATACATTGCACTTAAACATAAGGATCATTTCTTTGTTGGTGCCGATAACGGAATTTTTTCTTTGCTCTTTAATGAAAAGCCAGACGAAATTGTAGAGCTCAATATTATGCAGGATCTTAAATATCTTCACTTCCCTCTGGTCGATATTTTTGTTAAAGCAGCTACACAACTTGCCAAAGGTGCCAAATTGAGAGATATTGGAGTTCCTACAGAAAGTATTGAAGAAAGAATGTTATTAAATCCCGTTATTGAACGCGACATTATCAGAGGCAGTGTAATTTATATAGATACTTTTTGCAACGTAATAACCAACATCACAAAAGATCTTTTTACAAAAATTCAGCGTAACCGCGATTTCACCCTATATTTCAGAAAAAGTGAAACCATTACTCAACTGAGCTGGCATTACAATGAAGTTCCCGAAGGCGAAAAACTTTGTCTTTTTGGCATTAGTAACCATCTTGAAATTGCCATTAACAAAGGAAAAGCCAGTGGATTATTAGGCTTACACCTTAACGACATCATTAGGATAGAGTTTCACCCCTAA
- a CDS encoding DUF1015 domain-containing protein, translating into MPHIKPFCALKPAVHLQRLVVTRPLENYSMGEARLIASENKCTFLHLINPELENPYLRGSREELVYKKISENLEVFLEKQFLVKDDKPAIYVYRVKHNGVVQTGIWTLTHIDEYLDGRIKKHEATVARRETLLADYLQQTGIDANPVLITYHPDHIIDTITNKYTSLKPDLDFTFADGTIHQVWTICDDQDIKDLVTVFDGISSVYIADGHHRVASMAKMALQKQALNNERHTGTETYNYFTTVYMNTNEVKILEYNRLIRDIGDWEPELFIEALKESFSVQESTQLVKPDHLHKIGMYFNTRWYVLEPKKEIYDENDPVKVLDVSIFQDFILTPILGIKDPRTDARITFEGGETAVSELQLMVDNGLYTLAFTFFPVSIDQLIAVADVNGIMPPKSTWVEPKFLVGVLTNCFS; encoded by the coding sequence ATGCCCCATATAAAGCCTTTCTGCGCGCTTAAACCTGCAGTACACTTACAACGACTGGTTGTAACAAGGCCGCTTGAAAACTACAGCATGGGAGAAGCAAGGTTAATTGCTTCGGAAAATAAATGCACTTTTCTTCATCTGATTAATCCGGAACTTGAAAACCCATATCTAAGGGGAAGCAGGGAGGAACTGGTTTATAAAAAAATCAGTGAGAACCTGGAAGTTTTTTTGGAAAAGCAATTTCTTGTTAAGGATGATAAACCTGCCATTTATGTTTATAGAGTTAAGCATAATGGTGTGGTGCAAACAGGCATCTGGACACTTACTCATATTGATGAGTATCTGGACGGAAGAATAAAGAAACATGAAGCCACTGTTGCGCGAAGAGAGACTCTTCTGGCCGATTATCTGCAGCAAACAGGAATAGATGCTAATCCTGTATTAATTACCTATCATCCGGATCATATTATTGATACTATCACTAATAAGTATACCTCACTTAAACCGGATCTTGATTTTACGTTTGCTGATGGAACAATACATCAGGTATGGACTATTTGTGATGATCAGGATATAAAGGACCTTGTGACTGTATTTGATGGCATCTCCTCTGTCTATATTGCCGATGGCCATCATCGGGTAGCGTCTATGGCTAAGATGGCTTTACAAAAGCAGGCTTTAAATAATGAACGTCATACCGGAACGGAGACTTATAATTATTTTACTACAGTTTATATGAATACCAATGAGGTAAAAATACTGGAGTATAACAGGCTGATAAGAGATATAGGAGATTGGGAGCCTGAATTATTTATTGAAGCATTAAAAGAGTCATTTTCTGTACAGGAATCAACTCAGCTTGTTAAGCCAGATCATTTGCATAAAATAGGTATGTATTTTAATACAAGATGGTATGTACTTGAACCTAAAAAGGAAATATATGATGAAAATGATCCTGTTAAGGTACTTGACGTGAGCATTTTTCAAGATTTTATTCTTACTCCGATTTTGGGTATAAAGGATCCGAGAACTGATGCCAGAATTACGTTTGAAGGAGGGGAAACTGCGGTTTCGGAGCTTCAGCTTATGGTTGATAACGGCCTTTATACATTGGCTTTTACTTTCTTTCCGGTTTCTATTGATCAGTTAATTGCCGTGGCAGATGTTAACGGAATAATGCCTCCAAAATCAACCTGGGTAGAGCCTAAGTTCCTGGTAGGGGTGTTAACCAATTGTTTTAGTTAA